A DNA window from Micromonospora inyonensis contains the following coding sequences:
- a CDS encoding endonuclease/exonuclease/phosphatase family protein, with amino-acid sequence MLRVMTWNIRTGGRDRTGPDRRDRLVRVVGDQWPDVLALQELRGFDAADVAERFGDAVGMRVHLARSWFGQPVAVLVRPPWRVLSAAPVRRPFHHAAQRVTLATAEAGPFTVVSAHLDPYCGRRRLLEAGWLAAALRRAPGESALLAGDLNTLEPGVDHTARIARLPAAYQRRHLRRDGTVETRAVARLHRAGLVDLFTHAGSGKPETAPTRYDGGAEFSGMRLDYLFGTPELAALARDCRVVRGGATEYASDHYPVVVDLDLTPA; translated from the coding sequence ATGCTGCGGGTGATGACCTGGAACATCCGGACCGGCGGTCGGGACCGCACCGGCCCCGACCGCCGGGACCGGCTGGTCCGGGTCGTCGGCGACCAGTGGCCGGACGTCCTGGCCCTCCAGGAGCTGCGCGGCTTCGACGCGGCCGACGTGGCGGAGCGCTTCGGCGACGCGGTCGGCATGCGGGTGCACCTGGCCCGGAGCTGGTTCGGCCAGCCGGTGGCGGTGCTGGTCCGCCCGCCGTGGCGGGTGCTCTCCGCCGCCCCGGTACGCCGGCCGTTCCACCACGCCGCGCAGCGGGTCACCCTGGCCACCGCCGAGGCCGGGCCGTTCACCGTCGTCAGCGCCCACCTCGACCCGTACTGCGGGCGGCGACGTCTGCTGGAGGCGGGTTGGCTGGCCGCCGCGCTGCGCCGGGCACCGGGGGAGTCGGCGCTGCTCGCCGGGGACCTGAACACCCTCGAACCGGGCGTCGACCACACCGCGCGGATCGCCCGGCTGCCGGCCGCGTACCAACGGCGGCACCTGCGCCGCGACGGCACGGTGGAGACTCGCGCGGTGGCCCGACTGCACCGGGCCGGGCTGGTCGACCTGTTCACCCACGCCGGGTCGGGGAAACCGGAGACCGCCCCGACCCGGTACGACGGGGGCGCCGAGTTCTCCGGAATGCGCCTGGACTACCTGTTCGGCACGCCCGAGCTGGCCGCGCTGGCGCGGGACTGCCGGGTGGTGCGGGGCGGCGCGACCGAGTACGCCTCCGACCACTACCCGGTCGTCGTGGACCTCGACCTCACCCCGGCCTGA
- a CDS encoding phosphatase PAP2 family protein, with protein sequence MAEVRDVLRRPLGHFTERSLAGLALVLGAGVGFGVLLVLVRSRWTPLYDVDHGIAEWLNEQVSPHGPLVTVLNAITDLGGLAVILWLVSVAVVGLLIRRQGRLAVYLLVTGAGALILDPTLKALVDRLRPEVEVRIGSYSGESFPSGHALGSMVAYGALLLVFLPAMSHRWRKPAVALTALVVALIGFTRIALGVHFVSDVLGAWLLGAAWLGVTAYAFRLWRLERGRPAVPLEEGLEPEAARDVAPAPDEERLLPHPRAGVAELIIGWVLVLGVLYAFGTFVSHHADGTFFAALDTAVPNWFDEQRTPGRDEVSHWWSKVGDTHAILLISLVFCPLVLAVWRRWRPVLFVALTMFGELSLFLASAAAVDRPRPPIENLDGPMPTSSFPSGHIAATLCLWVAIAIVVFPRTDRWWRWVFVGLAVVMPVGVAISRMYRGMHHPTDFMGAMMLTACWVGILYWVVRPNADLAEGNRPAIESEDVHTLDDELAKAGRVD encoded by the coding sequence GGACACTTCACCGAACGTAGCCTCGCCGGTCTGGCCCTGGTGCTCGGTGCGGGGGTCGGCTTCGGGGTGCTGCTCGTGCTGGTCCGCAGCCGGTGGACGCCCCTCTACGACGTCGACCACGGGATCGCCGAGTGGCTCAACGAGCAGGTCTCGCCGCACGGCCCGCTGGTCACCGTGTTGAACGCGATCACCGACCTCGGCGGCCTGGCGGTGATCCTCTGGCTGGTGTCGGTGGCGGTGGTCGGCCTGCTGATCCGCCGACAGGGACGCCTCGCCGTCTACCTGCTGGTCACCGGAGCCGGTGCGCTCATCCTCGACCCGACACTCAAGGCGCTGGTCGACCGGCTGCGGCCCGAGGTCGAGGTACGCATCGGCAGCTACTCCGGGGAGAGCTTCCCCAGCGGTCACGCGCTCGGCTCGATGGTGGCGTACGGGGCGCTGCTGCTGGTCTTCCTGCCCGCCATGTCCCACCGGTGGCGCAAGCCGGCTGTCGCGCTCACCGCCCTGGTCGTCGCCCTGATCGGCTTCACCCGGATCGCGCTCGGCGTGCACTTCGTCTCCGACGTGCTCGGGGCCTGGTTGCTCGGCGCGGCCTGGCTCGGCGTCACCGCGTACGCCTTCCGGCTCTGGCGTCTGGAGCGCGGCCGTCCCGCCGTACCGCTGGAGGAGGGCCTGGAACCGGAGGCCGCCCGCGACGTCGCGCCCGCGCCCGACGAGGAGCGGCTGCTGCCCCACCCCCGGGCCGGCGTGGCCGAGCTGATCATCGGCTGGGTGCTGGTGCTCGGGGTGCTCTACGCCTTCGGCACCTTCGTCAGCCACCACGCGGACGGCACCTTCTTCGCCGCCCTGGACACCGCCGTGCCGAACTGGTTCGACGAGCAGCGCACCCCGGGCCGGGACGAGGTCAGCCACTGGTGGAGCAAGGTCGGCGACACCCACGCCATCCTGCTGATCTCGCTGGTCTTCTGCCCCCTGGTGCTGGCCGTCTGGCGGCGCTGGCGACCGGTGCTCTTCGTGGCGCTGACCATGTTCGGTGAGCTGAGCCTCTTCCTGGCCAGCGCGGCGGCGGTGGACCGGCCCCGCCCACCGATCGAGAACCTGGACGGGCCGATGCCCACCTCGTCCTTCCCGTCCGGCCACATCGCCGCGACGCTCTGCCTCTGGGTGGCCATCGCGATCGTCGTGTTCCCGCGTACCGACCGCTGGTGGCGCTGGGTGTTCGTCGGGCTCGCCGTGGTCATGCCGGTCGGGGTGGCGATCTCCCGGATGTACCGGGGCATGCACCACCCCACCGACTTCATGGGCGCGATGATGCTCACCGCGTGCTGGGTGGGCATCCTCTACTGGGTGGTCCGCCCCAACGCCGACCTGGCCGAGGGCAACCGACCGGCGATCGAGTCCGAGGACGTGCACACCCTCGACGACGAGTTGGCCAAGGCCGGCCGGGTCGACTGA